Proteins found in one Quercus robur chromosome 2, dhQueRobu3.1, whole genome shotgun sequence genomic segment:
- the LOC126707598 gene encoding uncharacterized protein LOC126707598 produces MDCIKNVNPAAYDYLKEVNQEKWTLVHDHGHRYGAMTTNLSECFNGVLKGARSLPITAMVKFTFYKVNSYFDERRNKTLEKLEEGQVWCKYAYDKFEENQEKAKLHIVRRMSAQQRLYTVETQSSLLNTGGGDHTHRVSLIDMTCTCGKWEANKIPCSHLIAVCAKHNHDATEYMDHFYRLEERYHSYEPIFQPLKDRLEWPEPAERRTVMPNQRLIREKGRPKSTRIRNEMDDEDRELPTSLWIENGPKLKCGLCRQEGHNRRTCPTRNVASTSHGAM; encoded by the coding sequence ATGGATTGCATCAAGAATGTCAACCCGGCTGCGTACGACTATCTTAAGGAGGTAAATCAAGAAAAGTGGACACTTGTACACGACCATGGGCACCGAtatggggcaatgacaaccaacctGTCAGAGTGCTTCAATGGGGTACTTAAGGGCGCACGTAGCTTGCCCATAACTGCAATGGTGAAGTTTACATTTTACAAGGTGAACTCATACTTTGACGAACGTCGAAACAAAACCCTAGAGAAGTTGGAAGAGGGGCAAGTGTGGTGCAAATATGCCTATGACAAGTTCGAGGAAAATCAAGAGAAGGCGAAGCTCCATATTGTTAGAAGGATGAGTGCGCAACAACGGTTATATACAGTGGAGACACAGTCTTCACTGTTGAACACTGGCGGGGGAGATCACACCCATAGGGTTTCCCTCATAGACATGACATGCACGTGCGGCAAATGGGAAGCAAACAAGATCCCTTGTTCCCACTTGATAGCAGTTTGTGCCAAACACAACCATGATGCCACTGAGTATATGGATCATTTCTACCGCCTTGAAGAACGCTATCACAGCTATGAGCCTATATTCCAACCACTAAAAGATAGGTTAGAATGGCCGGAGCCAGCAGAAAGGAGAACCGTAATGCCAAACCAGCGGTTGATCCGTGAAAAAGGTCGGCCCAAGTCCACGAGAATCCGCAATGAGATGGATGACGAGGATAGGGAGTTGCCAACCTCATTGTGGATTGAGAATGGACCAAAGTTGAAGTGTGGGTTGTGTCGCCAAGAGGGTCATAACCGTCGTACATGTCCAACTCGAAATGTGGCTTCAACAAGCCATGGTGCTATGTAG
- the LOC126705804 gene encoding uncharacterized protein LOC126705804, giving the protein MGRHCFYVYYDGEQYFHDLHGLSYKGESVKQKFIELKWGTHLRKMHRKIMEALRLDKESHKISIVYRAPQILVSTQVVYNSNPLGCDADVDMMWAVIKRTPQFIASDLYVTVEAVGFHGSASSQHASGVEEPHSLSVDVHPPFAYATPFPYNNQPCAIDHLDNTEVVGATNTHDVGGSTHTYEHVQADMDGGIDIDASRDVYEEFIDTDGPVDDAEVLDVPLIENNEEDCLTTVPLPEWFTSNTWDNINDPSPALGTGHLTSWHKDDHPARGMLFKNKASVQYVLTLYSVEHNKQYKVIKSDTNRLVVRCKNEACLWSIRANCSKKHGMWVISTCKGPHSCSSLQLPTDGRMMDSKFISIALEKYVREDLTRKVRDLRSMLHARHGHDVTMYKVWEAKQKAVARIYGDFDESYAELPRFLAALSDADPDTVTTLKCDPNVPGTCIFNSAFWAFGPCIRGFRHCRPVISIDATHLYGKYKGKLLIAMATDGNNEVYPLAFAVVESESTETWGWFLCGLEELGMERSNCKSS; this is encoded by the exons ATGGGTCGTCACTGCTTCTACGTTTACTATGATGGGGAACAGTATTTCCATGACTTGCATGGGCTGTCCTATAAAGGCGAGTCAGTGAAGCAGAAGTTCATTGAGTTGAAATGGGGAACACACTTGAGAAAAATGCACCGGAAGATAATGGAAGCTCTACGGTTGGACAAGGAGTCACATAAGATATCCATTGTGTACCGTGCCCCCCAGATACTTGTGAGTACTCAGGTTGTCTACAACTCAAATCCGTTGGGTTGCGATGCTGACGTGGACATGATGTGGGCAGTGATTAAGCGGACCCCCCAGTTCATAGCGTCTGACTTGTATGTAACTGTTGAGGCTGTTGGGTTCCATGGTAGTGCAAGTTCACAGCATGCCAGTGGGGTGGAAGAGCCACACTCATTGTCGGTTGACGTGCATCCTCCCTTTGCCTATGCCACGCCTTTCCCCTACAATAATCAACCATGTGCAATAGATCATTTGGACAACACCGAAGTGGTGGGCGCCACCAATACACATGATGTGGGAGGGTCTACTCACACATATGAGCATGTCCAAGCTGATATGGACGGGGGAATTGATATTGATGCCAGCCGAGATGTGTATGAAGAGTTCATTGATACAGATGGACCAGTGGACGACGCGGAGGTCTTAGATGTACCACTGATTGAAAATAACGAGGAAGATTGCCTTACAACAGTTCCTCTCCCAGAATGGTTCACATCAAACACATGGGACAATATTAATGACCCATCACCTGCATTGGGTACAGGACATCTTACAAGTTGGCATAAAGATGACCACCCAGCAAGGGGGATGCTATTCAAGAATAAAGCCTCTGTTCAATATGTGTTGACCCTCTACTCTGTGGAGCATAACAAGCAATACAAGGTCATCAAGTCTGACACCAATAGGCTGGTAGTGCGGTGTAAGAATGAGGCATGTCTGTGGTCAATTCGGGCCAATTGCAGCAAGAAGCACGGGATGTGGGTTATCAGTACATGTAAGGGTCCCCATAGTTGCTCATCCCTCCAGCTACCAACTGATGGGCGGATGATGGATTCAAAGTTCATCTCCATTGCACTTGAGAAGTATGTACGGGAAGACCTAACCCGAAAGGTAAGGGACTTGCGTAGTATGTTGCATGCAAGGCATGGGCATGATGTAACTATGTACAAGGTTTGGGAAGCCAAACAGAAGGCAGTTGCACGTATTTACGGGGATTTTGACGAGTCGTACGCAGAATTGCCACGATTTCTAGCTGCATTGTCTGATGCAGATCCGGATACTGTGACCACATTAAAGTGTGACCCCAATGTCCCGGGGACTTGTATATTCAACTCCGCGTTTTGGGCTTTCGGTCCGTGTATTAGAGGGTTTAGGCATTGCAGGCCGGTGATAAGCATAGATGCAACGCACCTTTATGGCAAGTACAAAGGAAAGCTGTTGATAGCAATGGCAACAGATGGTAACAACGAGGTTTATCCACTCGCATTTGCCGTTGTCGAAAGCGAGAGCACGGAGACATGGGGATGGTTCTTG TGTGGCCTTGAAGAACTTGGTATGGAACGCAGCAACTGCAAATCAAGTTAG
- the LOC126716000 gene encoding uncharacterized protein LOC126716000 isoform X3 — protein sequence MTKFMRINGKTNSFVANHLSESLQCLASTLRRWRSGQPSESWEAHKAAIQALIKLPSGELVTGSSDTTLKLWRGSKCTHTFVGHTG from the exons ATGACGAAGTTTATGCGGATCAATGGCAAAACCAACTCCTTTGTAGCAAATCATTTATCCGAGTCTCTACAATGCTTGGCTAG CACATTAAGACGTTGGAGAAGTGGCCAACCTTCAGAATCCTGGGAGGCTCATAAGGCAGCAATCCAAGCACTCATAAAGCTGCCTTCAGGCGAGCTTGTTACAG GTTCAAGTGATACAACTTTAAAACTTTGGAGAGGAAGCAAAtgtacacatacttttgttgGGCATACAg GCTGA
- the LOC126716000 gene encoding uncharacterized protein LOC126716000 isoform X2, which produces MTKFMRINGKTNSFVANHLSESLQCLASTLRRWRSGQPSESWEAHKAAIQALIKLPSGELVTGSSDTTLKLWRGSKCTHTFVGHTDQI; this is translated from the exons ATGACGAAGTTTATGCGGATCAATGGCAAAACCAACTCCTTTGTAGCAAATCATTTATCCGAGTCTCTACAATGCTTGGCTAG CACATTAAGACGTTGGAGAAGTGGCCAACCTTCAGAATCCTGGGAGGCTCATAAGGCAGCAATCCAAGCACTCATAAAGCTGCCTTCAGGCGAGCTTGTTACAG GTTCAAGTGATACAACTTTAAAACTTTGGAGAGGAAGCAAAtgtacacatacttttgttgGGCATACAg ATCAAATATAG
- the LOC126716000 gene encoding uncharacterized protein LOC126716000 isoform X1, translating to MTKFMRINGKTNSFVANHLSESLQCLASTLRRWRSGQPSESWEAHKAAIQALIKLPSGELVTGSSDTTLKLWRGSKCTHTFVGHTVGKECLHF from the exons ATGACGAAGTTTATGCGGATCAATGGCAAAACCAACTCCTTTGTAGCAAATCATTTATCCGAGTCTCTACAATGCTTGGCTAG CACATTAAGACGTTGGAGAAGTGGCCAACCTTCAGAATCCTGGGAGGCTCATAAGGCAGCAATCCAAGCACTCATAAAGCTGCCTTCAGGCGAGCTTGTTACAG GTTCAAGTGATACAACTTTAAAACTTTGGAGAGGAAGCAAAtgtacacatacttttgttgGGCATACAg TGGGAAAGGAATGCTTGCACTTTTGA
- the LOC126705811 gene encoding serine/threonine-protein phosphatase 7 long form homolog, with product MQALDRVRPGPDVDTQLAQQPNHRSSPLWRCAADEEAPGMIKVRRRKCVLPQGGLDPRIMQHIDAAGLTGLFKVPDMEVDHALITALVERWRPETHTFHLPHGEMGITLQDMEVMLGLPVDGLPVTGKTDYKWSELCEQLLGHKPPPPIPNSNKSTLAGARIRYTWLDAQFAAPLVVDAADEVVQQYARYHLLVRMGALLFMDRSADRVSLLPLQLLNPVSNARRYSWGSAALAWLYRQLCGASKKDAMQIGGALLLVQLWAYSRFPQLCPVVRPPLPPVHSGPLAIRWSGPKCTAEHATHVLAAYRASLATVRAEQIVWEPYTHTLGSLPAYCTAGQHIWRAEVPLIFFWIVEWHHPERVLRQFGMKQPVPSVVDTSTTLHKISLQGKWEKNWEVEHDPFIRQWANRVNVVRGSDLLDDDDTYLVEYMMWYNRHTRRYITPESAYWELMVRTMIRSIPRCDEGSDMHTDLTFTLELVEELGRLKLANALAEAVDIDRQAPVRGRQRGGSRGGGHRGGGQAGRSRTTESAPIYEEGNEEGVEEAWLGTDWVLSDDDGRTPRCMPGDGAGPSHSVDHQGTVPAHTTSHGASTDFEGPPRMSPPVFSGSAHDGGCIFVPTPGMPTPPLVQVDPTMSAPSQTAHGEAVQIEQIPAEDIEPVEALRRSRRPRAHAPDCGTGDGKIRPVRAYGRKRKDH from the exons ATGCAGGCACTAGATAGAGTGCGGCCTGGACCCGATGTGGATACCCAGTTGGCCCAGCAGCCGAATCATCGGTCAAGTCCACTTTGGAGGTGCGCCGCTGACGAG GAGGCGCCTGGCATGATAAAGGTTCGACGCCGTAAATGTGTATTGCCACAGGGTGGGTTAGATCCACGTATCATGCAACACATAGATGCAGCAGGGTTGACTGGTTTATTCAAGGTTCCTGATATGGAGGTCGACCACGCCTTGATCACGGCGTTGGTTGAGCGGTGGCGTCCGGAGACGCACACATTCCACTTACCCCATGGAGAAATGGGTATCACCTTGCAAGATATGGAGGTGATGCTGGGGCTTCCGGTGGATGGGTTGCCTGTCACTGGGAAGACAGACTACAAATGGAGTGAGCTGTGCGAACAGTTGTTGGGCCATAAACCTCCACCCCCGATACCAAACTCAAACAAGTCTACCCTTGCTGGGGCGAGGATAAGATACACCTGGCTTGATGCACAGTTTGCCGCTCCCTTAGTTGTGGACGCTGCTGACGAAGTCGTGCAGCAATATGCCCGCTACCACCTACTTGTACGGATGGGGGCCCTCTTGTTCATGGACAGGTCTGCGGACCGGGTCTCACTGCTGCCTCTGCAATTGCTCAACCCAGTCAGCAATGCGAGACGGTATAGCTGGGGTAGTGCAGCATTGGCCTGGCTGTATAGGCAACTTTGTGGTGCATCGAAGAAGGATGCGATGCAGATTGGAGGAGCACTCTTGTTGGTGCAGCTATGGGCCTATTCAAGGTTCCCACAATTATGCCCTGTTGTGAGGCCGCCTCTACCGCCAGTGCACTCAGGGCCCCTTGCCATTAG GTGGAGCGGGCCAAAATGCACCGCAGAGCATGCCACACACGTCCTTGCTGCGTACCGGGCGTCACTGGCTACAGTACGGGCCGAGCAG ATTGTATGGGAGCCGTACACGCATACGCTAGGCTCCCTACCTGCGTATTGCACTGCTGGGCAGCATATTTGGAGGGCCGAGGTGCCgttgattttcttttggataGTGGAGTGGCATCATCCTGAGCGAGTCCTCCGTCAGTTTGGGATGAAGCAACCAGTTCCAAGTGTCGTGGATACGTCGACTACCCTTCACAAGATATCCCTTCAGGGTAAATGGGAGAAGAACTGGGAGGTAGAACATGATCCCTTTATTCGGCAATGGGCCAACCGAGTGAATGTAGTTCGCGGGTCCGATCTCCTAGACGATGATGATACGTATCTCGTTGAGTACATGATGTGGTACAATCGCCACACAAGGCGGTACATAACACCAGAGTCTGCGTATTGGGAACTCATG GTTCGGACGATGATTAGGTCTATACCGAGGTGCGATGAAGGTTCTGACATGCACACTGACCTTACATTTACACTAGAGCTTGTGGAGGAGCTAGGCCGACTTAAATTGGCGAATGCGCTTGCAGAAGCAGTTGACATTGATAGACAGGCCCCAGTTCGTGGCAGGCAACGTGGTGGGTCTCGTGGGGGTGGACATCGTGGAGGTGGTCAAGCTGGTCGCAGCCGTACGACCGAGTCGGCTCCCATCTACGAGGAAGGGAATGAGGAGGGTGTAGAAGAGGCATGGCTTGGCACTGATTGGGTACTGTCTGATGACGACGGCAGGACACCGCGATGCATGCCTGGCGATGGTGCTGGGCCATCCCATAGCGTCGATCATCAGGGCACTGTTCCAGCCCACACTACATCCCATGGTGCTAGCACGGACTTTGAGGGCCCTCCTCGTATGTCGCCCCCAGTTTTCAGTGGATCTGCCCATGATGGTGGATGCATATTTGTCCCCACACCAGGCATGCCCACCCCACCTCTAGTGCAAGTGGACCCCACCATGTCAGCTCCATCTCAAACCGCCCACGGAGAGGCTGTACAGATTGAGCAGATACCGGCTGAGGACATTGAGCCGGTGGAGGCTTTGCGGAGATCGCGACGCCCGCGTGCGCATGCTCCCGATTGCGGGACCGGTGATG GTAAGATTAGACCTGTCAGGGCATATGGGCGGAAACGAAAAGATCATTAA